One genomic window of Meles meles chromosome 3, mMelMel3.1 paternal haplotype, whole genome shotgun sequence includes the following:
- the PRLR gene encoding prolactin receptor: MKESVASTVVFILLLFLNTGLLNGQSPPGKPVISKCRSPEKETFTCWWKPGKDGGLPTNYTLTYHKEGETTTHECPDYITSGPNSCYFNKKHTSIWTMYIITINATNQMGSSSSDPRYVDVTYIVEPDPPVNLTLELKQPEDKKTYLWMKWYPPTLVDVRSGWLTLQYEIRLKPEKATEWETHFAGQQTQFKILSLYPGQKYLVQVRCKPDHGFWSEWSPESSIQIPNDVSMKDTIVWIFVAVLSAVICLIMVAAVALKGHSMITCILPPVPGPKIKGFDTHLLEKGKSEELLSALGCQDFPPTSDCEDLLVEFLEVDDSEDQQLMPAHSKEQPGQNKKPTSLDPDSDSGRGSCDSPSLLSKKCEEARANPSTFNTPEGIEKPENPQTKVTHTRDAQSARLEGKIPYFPADGSKSSTWPLPQPPSQHSPRSSYHNIADVCKLALGVKGMSAILLDKTDTHALRSSKTTKTGGEEKAAEQKEVESFHTKTDQGTAWLLPQEKTPFISVKPLDYVEIHKVNKDGALSLLPKQKENSHQTEKPSTCEGSKEYAKVSRVMDNNILVLVQDPRAQNLATFEEPAKEAPPSLQQNPAREELASFSSAPSSCGLQLGNTTEYGKCTLLENAGECG, translated from the exons aTGAAGGAAAGTGTGGCATCCACCGTTGTTTTCATTTTGCTACTTTTTCTCAACACCGGTCTTCTGAATG GACAATCACCTCCTGGAAAACCTGTGATCTCTAAATGTCGTTCTCCTGAAAAGGAAACATTCACCTGCTGGTGGAAACCTGGGAAAGATGGAGGACTTCCCACTAATTACACGCTGACGTACCACAAGGAAGG AGAAACAACCACACATGAATGTCCAGACTACATAACCAGTGGCCCCAATTCCTGTTACTTCAACAAGAAGCACACCTCCATATGGACGATGTACATCATCACAATAAATGCCACAAACCAGATGGGAAGCAGTTCCTCAGATCCACGTTATGTGGACGTGACTTACATAG TTGAACCAGACCCTCCTGTGAACCTAACTTTGGAATTAAAACAACCAGAAGACAAAAAAACATACCTGTGGATGAAATGGTACCCACCCACCCTGGTTGATGTTAGATCTGGTTGGCTCACACTCCAGTATGAAATTCGGTTAAAACCCGAGAAAGCAACTGAGTGGGAG ACTCATTTTGCTGGACAGCAGACTCAGTTTAAGATTCTCAGCTTATACCCAGGACAGAAATACCTTGTCCAGGTTCGCTGCAAGCCAGACCATGGATTCTGGAGTGAGTGGAGCCCAGAGAGCTCTATCCAGATACCTAATG ATGTCTCCATGAAAGATACCATTGTGTGGATCTTTGTGGCCGTTCTCTCTGCAGTCATCTGTCTGATTATGGTCGCAGCCGTGGCTCTGAAAGGCCATAG CATGATCACCTGCATCCTTCCACCAGTTCCTGGGCCAAAAATAAAGGGATTTGATACTCATCTGCTGGAG AAGGGCAAGTCTGAAGAACTGCTGAGTGCCCTGGGGTGCCAAGACTTCCCTCCCACTTCCGACTGTGAGGACTTGCTGGTGGAGTTTTTGGAAGTGGATGACAGCGAGGACCAGCAGCTGATGCCGGCCCATTCAAAAGAACAGCCGGGGCAAAATAAGAAGCCCACATCCCTGGATCCAGACAGTGACTCTGGCCGAGGCAGCTGTGACAGCCCTTCCCTTTTGTCTAAAAAGTGTGAGGAAGCCCGGGCAAATCCCTCCACATTTAACACTCCTGAGGGCATCGAGAAGCCAGAGAATCCCCAAACAAAGGTTACCCACACTCGGGACGCCCAGAGCGCACGCTTAGAAGGCAAAATCCCCTATTTCCCTGCTGACGGCTCCAAATCTTCAACATGGCCTTTACCACAACCCCCCAGCCAGCACAGCCCCAGATCTTCTTACCACAACATCGCTGACGTGTGTAAGCTGGCCCTGGGCGTGAAGGGGATGTCGGCCATCTTGTTGgacaaaacagacacacatgcTTTAAGATCTTCAAAAACCACCAAGACTGGAGGGGAGGAAAAGGCGGCTGAGCAGAAGGAAGTGGAAAGCTTCCATACCAAGACTGACCAAGGCACAGCATGGCTGTTGCCCCAGGAGAAAACCCCTTTTATCTCTGTGAAACCCTTGGATTATGTGGAGATTCACAAGGTTAACAAAGACGGAGCACTATCACTGCTCccaaaacagaaagagaacagcCACCAGACAGAGAAGCCCAGTACTTGTGAAGGCAGTAAGGAGTATGCCAAGGTGTCCAGGGTGATGGATAACAACATCCTAGTGTTAGTGCAGGATCCGCGAGCTCAGAACCTGGCTACGTTTGAAGAACCAGCCAAGGAGGCTCCACCATCTCTTCAGCAGAATCCAGCCAGAGAAGAACTGGCCTCCTTCTCCTCGGCCCCAAGCAGCTGTGGACTCCAGCTGG gtaacaCTACAGAGTATGGGAAATGCACCCTACTAGAGAATGCTGGAGAATGTGGTTAG